TTATATACTTTATCAGGTGTCGACTGAAAACTGAGCAGCGACTGCTTATAAATGGACATGCTGTTGTCATTCGTCTGGATGACTTTCATCGGATGCTTCTTATAGATAATATAACGGATTGCTACAATAACGATAAACAAGAAGATGACAATTAAAGTATACGGATTAGACAGCGTTCCGAATAACAGCATAATAACGCCAATCCATAATATGATGAGTCCTCTTAAATTCTCTTTCATCATTGTGCTGAAGTATATCATGAGCAGTCCAGCGACAATGACGAGCAGCATTCCAATCTTTACGAAGAAGATATAATAAATGTTTGATAGTAGTATTAATGTGAAGAATGCGATTAACATTTCTGAATTCACAATTTGCTTCAAAGCGTCACATCCTTATGGTTTTACGTTTGATAACAATAATATCTCATACTGTATATTTTGCTTTTCAACTTCTAAATTTGCAAGCAATTGTTCAATTTCATCAATATCATGATCAAGTTCGTTTATTCTCTGTATCAGTGGCGTGC
Above is a window of Macrococcoides canis DNA encoding:
- the liaF gene encoding cell wall-active antibiotics response protein LiaF; translated protein: MKQIVNSEMLIAFFTLILLSNIYYIFFVKIGMLLVIVAGLLMIYFSTMMKENLRGLIILWIGVIMLLFGTLSNPYTLIVIFLFIVIVAIRYIIYKKHPMKVIQTNDNSMSIYKQSLLSFQSTPDKVYKFEDMNLQHFVGDMDIDLTQAANLKQTNIIVIRNAIGKTTITVPHRYQVKVDYTTLYGQLNFKEHYVKKARNERVVYETEKYANGVEIKLFVSSIVGDLEVQYR